One genomic segment of Vulcanisaeta thermophila includes these proteins:
- a CDS encoding cobalamin-independent methionine synthase II family protein — protein sequence MPELTFTTSVVGSFPRPRWLIEAFEKFNRGEIGREDFEELLDDAVKLTVKEEELAGLDVITDGEQRRTSFVAFVGQKIPGFKLIYVTDINPRALEIMKQYKAQLTYWRAVAVGEIRDSIIALDEFRFTRSVTDRRIKVTLPSPYLIMWETWDAKYSRDVYKDPEALAEAYSRVLRQEIIRLRDAGVDFIQLDEPMLGDLTEAKEDEPDRYRKVIEAIHGQKYRGFRNELYLARDLINETIKGIDGVRIGMHMDRWPNPDSPFYGVGFERLAPVVYDIKVKQYVLEYASPGSGDPAVFARDLPSDKELGLGVIDVRNPQVEDPKVVVQRVERVIGVLDPKRIWLNPDCGFAPGMYRKFERRIAFAKVRAMVEAARMLRSKYGEK from the coding sequence ATGCCGGAGTTAACGTTTACAACATCCGTGGTGGGTAGTTTCCCAAGGCCCAGGTGGCTTATTGAGGCCTTTGAGAAGTTCAACAGGGGTGAGATTGGTAGGGAGGATTTTGAGGAGTTGCTTGATGATGCTGTGAAGTTGACGGTTAAGGAGGAGGAGTTGGCTGGGCTTGATGTGATCACTGATGGTGAGCAGAGGAGGACTAGCTTCGTGGCCTTTGTGGGCCAGAAAATCCCAGGCTTCAAGCTTATCTACGTCACTGACATAAACCCGAGGGCGCTGGAGATTATGAAGCAGTACAAGGCTCAATTGACTTACTGGAGGGCCGTGGCCGTGGGTGAGATTAGGGACTCCATTATAGCCCTAGATGAGTTCAGGTTCACCAGGTCCGTGACCGACAGGAGGATTAAGGTCACACTACCCAGTCCATACCTCATAATGTGGGAGACCTGGGACGCGAAGTACTCTAGGGATGTTTATAAGGATCCGGAGGCCCTTGCTGAGGCCTACTCCAGGGTTCTTAGGCAGGAGATCATTAGGCTTAGGGATGCGGGTGTTGACTTTATACAACTTGATGAGCCCATGCTCGGTGACCTCACGGAGGCTAAGGAGGATGAGCCCGATAGGTATAGGAAGGTCATTGAGGCAATTCACGGGCAGAAGTACAGGGGTTTTAGGAATGAGCTTTACCTGGCCAGGGACTTGATTAATGAGACCATTAAGGGCATTGATGGTGTTAGGATTGGCATGCACATGGACAGGTGGCCCAACCCAGACTCCCCATTCTACGGTGTGGGTTTTGAGAGGTTGGCGCCCGTGGTTTACGACATTAAGGTGAAGCAGTACGTGCTTGAGTACGCTAGCCCAGGGAGTGGTGATCCAGCCGTGTTTGCTAGGGATTTACCCAGTGATAAGGAGTTGGGCCTTGGTGTTATTGATGTTAGGAACCCGCAGGTTGAGGATCCCAAGGTTGTGGTTCAGAGGGTTGAGCGTGTAATTGGGGTTCTTGACCCAAAGAGGATTTGGCTTAACCCTGATTGTGGCTTCGCCCCCGGTATGTACCGTAAGTTTGAGCGTAGGATCGCCTTCGCCAAGGTCAGGGCTATGGTTGAGGCCGCCAGGATGCTGAGGAGTAAGTATGGTGAGAAGTGA